A window of Phoenix dactylifera cultivar Barhee BC4 unplaced genomic scaffold, palm_55x_up_171113_PBpolish2nd_filt_p 000159F, whole genome shotgun sequence contains these coding sequences:
- the LOC103723386 gene encoding uncharacterized protein LOC103723386 isoform X1 translates to MEEDSLGGEGGGGDPRPSPTASTRKGKSCKGCLYYSSLLKSDARNPMCFGISRSLPQVPGYIVGESEMEATKDGRSLSDFKYACVGYAVFLDNKDKSTEKGENQAELPFCAGIELLVDRRASNASHVPAHVHKEDVLVDATTRSQPRAYKPAHFSVEEFFSRFSRNAGLVASGVARNLNILGNYIKDHIDDILYPYRRRPK, encoded by the exons ATGGAGGAGGATTCATTGGGCGGCGAAGGTGGCGGCGGCGATCCACGGCCGAGCCCCACGGCCTCGACGCGTAAGGGCAAGTCTTGCAAGGGATGCCTCTATTACTCCTCGCTCCTCAAATCCGACGCCCGTAACCCCATGTGCTTCGGCATCAGCAGGTCTCTTCCGCAAG TACCTGGCTACATTGTGGGAGAATCTGAGATGGAAGCTACGAAAGATGGTCGTagcctttcagattttaaatacGCTTGTGTTGGTTATGCAGTATTCTTGGACAACAAAGATAAATCCACTGAGAAGGGAGAGAACCAGGCAGAGTTGCCATTTTGTGCAGGCATTgag CTGTTGGTGGATAGAAGAGCCTCAAATGCTAGCCATGTTCCTGCACATGTTCACAAGGAAG ATGTTCTTGTAGATGCTACCACTCGTTCTCAACCACGAGCATACAAACCAGCACACTTCTCTGTGGAGGAGTTTTTCAGCAG GTTTTCAAGGAATGCTGGACTGGTGGCTTCGGGTGTAGCTAGGAACCTCAATATACTGGGCAACTATATCAAAGATCACATTGATGACATTTTATATCCTTACCGCAGGCGACCGAAGTAG
- the LOC103723386 gene encoding uncharacterized protein LOC103723386 isoform X4, with protein MEEDSLGGEGGGGDPRPSPTASTRKGKSCKGCLYYSSLLKSDARNPMCFGISRSLPQVPGYIVGESEMEATKDGRSLSDFKYACVGYAVFLDNKDKSTEKGENQAELPFCAGIELLVDRRASNASHVPAHVHKEGFQGMLDWWLRV; from the exons ATGGAGGAGGATTCATTGGGCGGCGAAGGTGGCGGCGGCGATCCACGGCCGAGCCCCACGGCCTCGACGCGTAAGGGCAAGTCTTGCAAGGGATGCCTCTATTACTCCTCGCTCCTCAAATCCGACGCCCGTAACCCCATGTGCTTCGGCATCAGCAGGTCTCTTCCGCAAG TACCTGGCTACATTGTGGGAGAATCTGAGATGGAAGCTACGAAAGATGGTCGTagcctttcagattttaaatacGCTTGTGTTGGTTATGCAGTATTCTTGGACAACAAAGATAAATCCACTGAGAAGGGAGAGAACCAGGCAGAGTTGCCATTTTGTGCAGGCATTgag CTGTTGGTGGATAGAAGAGCCTCAAATGCTAGCCATGTTCCTGCACATGTTCACAAGGAAG GTTTTCAAGGAATGCTGGACTGGTGGCTTCGGGTGTAG
- the LOC103723386 gene encoding uncharacterized protein LOC103723386 isoform X2 — protein MEEDSLGGEGGGGDPRPSPTASTRKGKSCKGCLYYSSLLKSDARNPMCFGISRSLPQVPGYIVGESEMEATKDGRSLSDFKYACVGYAVFLDNKDKSTEKGENQAELPFCAGIELLVDRRASNASHVPAHVHKEDATTRSQPRAYKPAHFSVEEFFSRFSRNAGLVASGVARNLNILGNYIKDHIDDILYPYRRRPK, from the exons ATGGAGGAGGATTCATTGGGCGGCGAAGGTGGCGGCGGCGATCCACGGCCGAGCCCCACGGCCTCGACGCGTAAGGGCAAGTCTTGCAAGGGATGCCTCTATTACTCCTCGCTCCTCAAATCCGACGCCCGTAACCCCATGTGCTTCGGCATCAGCAGGTCTCTTCCGCAAG TACCTGGCTACATTGTGGGAGAATCTGAGATGGAAGCTACGAAAGATGGTCGTagcctttcagattttaaatacGCTTGTGTTGGTTATGCAGTATTCTTGGACAACAAAGATAAATCCACTGAGAAGGGAGAGAACCAGGCAGAGTTGCCATTTTGTGCAGGCATTgag CTGTTGGTGGATAGAAGAGCCTCAAATGCTAGCCATGTTCCTGCACATGTTCACAAGGAAG ATGCTACCACTCGTTCTCAACCACGAGCATACAAACCAGCACACTTCTCTGTGGAGGAGTTTTTCAGCAG GTTTTCAAGGAATGCTGGACTGGTGGCTTCGGGTGTAGCTAGGAACCTCAATATACTGGGCAACTATATCAAAGATCACATTGATGACATTTTATATCCTTACCGCAGGCGACCGAAGTAG
- the LOC103723386 gene encoding uncharacterized protein LOC103723386 isoform X3, whose translation MEEDSLGGEGGGGDPRPSPTASTRKGKSCKGCLYYSSLLKSDARNPMCFGISRSLPQVPGYIVGESEMEATKDGRSLSDFKYACVGYAVFLDNKDKSTEKGENQAELPFCAGIELLVDRRASNASHVPAHVHKEGIVKHSMLPLVLNHEHTNQHTSLWRSFSAGFQGMLDWWLRV comes from the exons ATGGAGGAGGATTCATTGGGCGGCGAAGGTGGCGGCGGCGATCCACGGCCGAGCCCCACGGCCTCGACGCGTAAGGGCAAGTCTTGCAAGGGATGCCTCTATTACTCCTCGCTCCTCAAATCCGACGCCCGTAACCCCATGTGCTTCGGCATCAGCAGGTCTCTTCCGCAAG TACCTGGCTACATTGTGGGAGAATCTGAGATGGAAGCTACGAAAGATGGTCGTagcctttcagattttaaatacGCTTGTGTTGGTTATGCAGTATTCTTGGACAACAAAGATAAATCCACTGAGAAGGGAGAGAACCAGGCAGAGTTGCCATTTTGTGCAGGCATTgag CTGTTGGTGGATAGAAGAGCCTCAAATGCTAGCCATGTTCCTGCACATGTTCACAAGGAAGGTATCGTGAAACATAGT ATGCTACCACTCGTTCTCAACCACGAGCATACAAACCAGCACACTTCTCTGTGGAGGAGTTTTTCAGCAG GTTTTCAAGGAATGCTGGACTGGTGGCTTCGGGTGTAG